Below is a window of Tissierellales bacterium DNA.
TGGTGAGAAAAGTTTTTGCTTGAACTTGAAGACATTTATTTTCTAACATTGATTACTATACCATAGAATGTTCGAGTTTTGAATTCTTATTTAGAATTACAAGATAAAACATAACATAACTTTAGGGAGGTATATTATGGTTACATTAGTCCTTACAGTTTTAGGAATTTTGACGGGAATATTTGCAATTTGCTATTTCAGAGATTTTTTTGGCAATAAAGATTCACTATCTACAACTGGATGGAGCAAGCTTCTAGGAGTTGGGTTTATAACTGATTTTTTTGATACTTTAGGAATTGGTTGTTTTGCCCCTACAGTTTCACTATTTAAATTCGGGAAAATGACAGAAGACGAGAAAATACCAGGGACATTGAATGTTGGACATACAATACCAGTAGTTTTAGAAGCATTTTTATTTATAGCTGCAATTGAAGTAGACCCATTAACATTAGTATTATTATTAGGTGCAGCTACTTTAGGTGCTGTTATAGGGGCAAGTATAGTTGTAAAGTTACCAGTAAATCAAATTAGGATAGCTATGGGAATTGCTTTATTAGTTGTAGCATTATCAATGATTGCAGGGCAGGTAGGTTGGATGCCATCAGGTGGAGAATCATTAGGATTAACAGGTATGAAATTAATTATAGGGATTGTTGTAAATTTTATTCTTGGAGCATTAATGACAATAGGTATTGGTTTATACGCTCCTTGTATGGCATTGATTTATGCTTTGGGTATGAGTCCTAGGGTGGCATTTCCCATAATGATGGGTTCGTGTGCATTTTTAATGCCTGCAGCAAGTATAAAGTTTGTCAAAGAGGGGGCATATGATAGGAAAGCTTCAATGGGACTTACATTAGGAGGAGTTGTTGGAGTTTTAATAGCGTATTTTATTGTAAAATCGCTTCCAATTAAAATGTTGACTTGGTTAGTAACTATCGTTATTATTTATACAAGTGTAAAAATGTTAAAGGAGGTAAAGGAGTCAGGGCCAACAGAAACAGTAGAAACAGAGTAATTAAACTGATAAGAGTTAAAAAAGTAAAATTGTAAAATAAATGATACTTAAGTGAAAGAAAAACTCTTTAATGGCTAGTGTTAAATGGATCATGATGTCAGCAAAGAGTTTTTATTTTTGTTATCTTGATATAATTTTTTATAATTCAAGGAATAAATAGAAGCATTGAATTTAACATAAAGAGTATTTTGAATATAAAAGTTCTACAAAGAAGCAAAGTTGATGAAGAAGAGAAATTAGAATGAGAATTAGAAAAAGGTTGATTCTATTTAGCATGGTTGTTTGCTTAATTAGTATTTTACTGATATCGTTAATTAATTATCTCATATCTATAAAGGAATTAGAAAGAGAGGTAAATCTTAATAATCAAAGTTTTGCTAATATTATAGCTAAGGAACTAGACAAGTGGATAGCTATACAAATAGAATCTTTAATAGAAACATCTGATAGTATAGCTTATAATGAAAAAAATTATGAGGGGATTATATTAAAGGATATTTGAAAAAGCAATCTAAAGCTAATGATGGGAACACCTATTATTTGGCTATCGTTGATGGAGATTTTATTTGTGGTGGAGATTGGATACCCGATGCTGGTTTTGATCCGATTTCTAGGTCGTGGTATAAAGGGGCTATCGAAAAAGATGATATATATATAAAGACCTTTTATTGATGCAAATACGGGAGATATGATAATTACTATTTCAAAACCTTTAAAAGAAGGAAATAAGTTAATTGGAATAGTTGCATCTGAGATATATATATTATTTGGTTGAATTAGTTGCACAATCTTATCTAGAAGAGGAGTCTTATGTTTTTCTAACTGATGATAGTGGCGGTATTTTAACCCATTTAAATGATGAATTTAATCCTACAACAGAAAAAGGTTCTATAAATATAGAAGATATATTAAATGGGGAGTTATCAGATATAATTAATAAAGATAGTTTATGTTTACAAGATAGGAAAACTGAAGATTTTGATGGAAATGATAGGTTTTTCTTTTTCGAAAACATAGGTGAGACAGATTGGAAAGTAGGGCTTTCCATATCAGTTGATAAAGCTATGTCTCCTATTAATAATACTATTAAATTAACCTTTATTATGACTATAATTATTCTTATTATGTCTTTTATATTCTCTATATATTTTGCAGGTACTATTAACAAGCCCTTAAATTCGGCTGTAAAGATGGCGGGAAATATTGGAGAATTGGATTTAAGCGAAAATATTAAGTTAAAAGATTTAAATAAAAAAGATGAAATAGGTGATATGGGCAAATCTTTTCAAATGATTATAAATAAATTAAGACTTTTTGTTAAAGATATAGGCGCTTCTATAGGTATGACTAACAATATTTACGATGAAACTATAAATAAAATTAACCAATTAGTGAATTTGGCTGAGGATACTTCTGCTACTACAGAAGAATTATCTGCGGGTATGGAAGAAACTACAGCATCTACTCTATCTATTAATGATTCGGTTTTAGGGACAGATAAGGCAATGAAGGATTTTGTTGAAAAAGTTGAAAGAGGAGCTATTACTTCTGAGGAAATAGCTGTCTGGTAAGGGTTTTCAGTAGTAGCTGAAGAAATTAGAAAATTAGCAGAAATCTCTCAAGATACAGTAGAAGAAATACAAAGTGTGACTGAAGGGATTACCTAATCTGTAGGCTTATTGGTAAAAGATACAAAACAATTAATAAATTTTTTAGAAGAGGATGCGATTAAGGATTATGATATGATGGTTAGCTCGGTAACTCAATATAAAGAGGATGGGAATGTTTTAAATGAAATAATTTCTGATTTAAGTGCTACAGCGGAAGAGTTAACAGCTACTTTAGACAATGTATCTATATCCATAAATGAGATTTCTACAACCATAGAGGAATCTACTAAAGCTACTACTAATATTGCAGAAATGAACTTAGATGTGGCTAACGCAATAACTGATATAAATAGTGTAATGGAAGGCAATAAAGAAATTTCTAAAAGACTTGAAGAAATGATTGAACAGGTGAAATATTAATATTTAAATATTAAATTATATAATATAGTCAATCTGATGTTAGTATGCTAATGTTGCTAGAACAAAAGAATTAGAGGTTAAAATAAAAAAACAGACACCTCAATAGTAAAATTAACGCCAAAATTATAAGATTTTATGTATATTATCTTATGATTTTGGCGAGTTAGAATTAAATTTATATAAATTAGAAACTAAATTTAGTCGAATCCAATACTTCTTATAATCTCACATATCTAAATATTTTAGTACGCTTTAGCAATGTAAACCATTTTAGTTGCTTTTTTACCACAAATAGGGCAATGCTCTCCAAGGGCTTCTTGTTCAAAAGGTATACACCTAATAGTAGCACCTGTATCGTATTTTAATTTATCTTCACATTCACCATTTTCACACCACATAGTTTTAATAAATACTGAATTTTTATCAAAGATATTTTTAATTTCATCATAATTTGTTGTTGAATAAGTTTTTTCATTTTTAAATTTAATAGCTTGTTCCAGCATTGAAGTATGCATATCATCTAAAATTTTAGTAATGTTTTCTTTTAGGTTAGTTAAAGGTAATGCAAATTTTTCTAAAGTATCTCTTCTTACAGCTATTACTTGATTTTTTTCTATATCTCTTGGCCCAATTTCTAATCTTAATGGAACACCTTTCATTTCCCATTCATTAAATTTCCAACCAGCACTATATCCTTCTCTATCGTCTAATTCAATCCTAAAATTATCTTCAAGAAGTTTTTTTAGTTCATATGCTTTATCAAGGACTCCTTCTTTATGACTAGCGATTGGAATAATAACAATTTGGGTAGGAGCAATTCTAGGGGGCATTTTTAAACCTCTATTATCACCATGAACCATAATAATGGCTCCAATTAATCTAGTTGATATTCCCCATGATGTACTCCAAGCATATTTTAATTTACCGTCTTTATCTAGGTATTGAATATTAAACATTTCAGAAAAGTTTTGACCTAAATTGTGGGAGGTTCCTGCTTGGAGTGCTTTGCCGTCATGCATCATAGCCTCCATGGTATAAGTTGTATTAGCTCCAGCAAAGGTTTCTTTTCTACTTTTTTCCCCTAATATTACGGGTATGGCTAGTTCATCTTCAGCTATTTGTCTATATATTTCAAGCATCTGTAAAGTTTCCTCTTGAGCCTCGTTATATGTAGAGTGTACTGTATGACCTTCTTGCCATAAAAATTCAGCGGTTCTTAAAAATGGCCTAGTAGTTTTTTCCCACCTTACAACATTAACCCATTGATTGATTAATAAAGGTAGATCTCTATATGATTTAATCCATTTTGAGTACATAGTACATATAATGGTTTCTGAAGTTGGTCTAATAAACAATCTTTCTGATAGTTTTTCTGTTCCACCTTGGGTTACCCAAAGAACCTCTGGTGCAAATCCCTCAAAATGATTAGCTTCTTTTTCAAGAAAACTCTCAGGTATTAAGAGGGGGAAATATGCATTTTTATGACCGGTTTTTTTAAATCTCAAATCTGCAACTCTTTGAATACCTTCCCATATTCCATAACCATAAGGTTTAATTACCATACACCCCCTTACAGGAGAATAGTCTACTAAGTCAGTTTTTAATACAACATCTGTGTACCATTGTGAAAAGTTTTCCTCCATAGGAGTTATTTCTTTTACGAATTCTTTTTTGTTATTAACCATTTTTGCACCTCTTTTAAAAATTTATTATGACATAACAAGGCTAAAACTATGATTTAATAGTATTTAAATATGTATTTGTTAATAATAAATACAATAGAAAATTCTAATAAAAAGCAGATTAATTTTTGAGAAAATTTATTAATCAATTTATTAGTCATAATATAGCACGTTCATTTCTAGTTTTTTTATAGTTTAAAATAGTATAGGTATTATGTTG
It encodes the following:
- a CDS encoding sulfite exporter TauE/SafE family protein, translated to MVTLVLTVLGILTGIFAICYFRDFFGNKDSLSTTGWSKLLGVGFITDFFDTLGIGCFAPTVSLFKFGKMTEDEKIPGTLNVGHTIPVVLEAFLFIAAIEVDPLTLVLLLGAATLGAVIGASIVVKLPVNQIRIAMGIALLVVALSMIAGQVGWMPSGGESLGLTGMKLIIGIVVNFILGALMTIGIGLYAPCMALIYALGMSPRVAFPIMMGSCAFLMPAASIKFVKEGAYDRKASMGLTLGGVVGVLIAYFIVKSLPIKMLTWLVTIVIIYTSVKMLKEVKESGPTETVETE
- a CDS encoding methyl-accepting chemotaxis protein, producing the protein MVELVAQSYLEEESYVFLTDDSGGILTHLNDEFNPTTEKGSINIEDILNGELSDIINKDSLCLQDRKTEDFDGNDRFFFFENIGETDWKVGLSISVDKAMSPINNTIKLTFIMTIIILIMSFIFSIYFAGTINKPLNSAVKMAGNIGELDLSENIKLKDLNKKDEIGDMGKSFQMIINKLRLFVKDIGASIGMTNNIYDETINKINQLVNLAEDTSATTEELSAGMEETTASTLSINDSVLGTDKAMKDFVEKVERGAITSEEIAVW
- the proS gene encoding proline--tRNA ligase; protein product: MVNNKKEFVKEITPMEENFSQWYTDVVLKTDLVDYSPVRGCMVIKPYGYGIWEGIQRVADLRFKKTGHKNAYFPLLIPESFLEKEANHFEGFAPEVLWVTQGGTEKLSERLFIRPTSETIICTMYSKWIKSYRDLPLLINQWVNVVRWEKTTRPFLRTAEFLWQEGHTVHSTYNEAQEETLQMLEIYRQIAEDELAIPVILGEKSRKETFAGANTTYTMEAMMHDGKALQAGTSHNLGQNFSEMFNIQYLDKDGKLKYAWSTSWGISTRLIGAIIMVHGDNRGLKMPPRIAPTQIVIIPIASHKEGVLDKAYELKKLLEDNFRIELDDREGYSAGWKFNEWEMKGVPLRLEIGPRDIEKNQVIAVRRDTLEKFALPLTNLKENITKILDDMHTSMLEQAIKFKNEKTYSTTNYDEIKNIFDKNSVFIKTMWCENGECEDKLKYDTGATIRCIPFEQEALGEHCPICGKKATKMVYIAKAY